From Nicotiana tabacum cultivar K326 chromosome 22, ASM71507v2, whole genome shotgun sequence, one genomic window encodes:
- the LOC107811735 gene encoding protein PEP-RELATED DEVELOPMENT ARRESTED 1, chloroplastic-like, translating into MAFLSIPSIFSRAGPAIPSLYSTPPACHFLQPSIHTQYSLQLKPFSRQNLSALCTSYEVGAGFLAEEFGAQNGNDKSREPENSNWDSSQYAALLKGGDQVTSVLEEMAKLLEDMKMDEASEEVAVQLAAQGVIGKRVDEMESGFMMALDYMIQIAEKDQDDKRKSILEVIKETVLSHLTKKCPPHVQVVGLLCRTPQKESRHELLRRVAAGGGVFQSENGTKVHLPGANLNDIANQADDILETMESRPVVPDRKLLARLVLIREEARNMMGGGILDERNDRGLNTLPESEGKLYTT; encoded by the exons ATGGCGTTTCTGTCAATTCCTAGCATTTTTTCTCGGGCTGGTCCTGCAATTCCATCTCTTTACTCGACTCCACCAGCATGTCATTTCCTTCAACCCTCCATCCATACTCAGTACTCATTGCAGCTGAAGCCATTCAGCAGACAAAACCTTTCGGCACTATGCACGAGTTACGAGGTCGGCGCTGGATTTTTGGCGGAGGAATTTGGAGCTCAAAATGGAAATGATAAAAGTCGTGAACCTGAAAATAGCAATTGGGATAGTTCTCAGTACGCCGCTCTGCTTAAAGGCGGTGACCAAGTTACCTCTGTCCTTGAAGAAATGGCCAAGCTA TTGGAAGATATGAAGATGGACGAAGCATCTGAGGAGGTAGCAGTGCAATTGGCTGCACAAGGAGTGATTGGGAAGAGAGTTGATGAAATGGAGTCCGGTTTCATGATGGCCCTTGATTACATGATCCAAATTGCTGAAAAGGACCAGGACGACAAG cgcaaatcaatcttggaggtGATTAAGGAGACTGTGTTATCACATCTTACCAAGAAATGCCCCCCTCAT GTTCAAGTCGTAGGCCTGCTCTGTAGAACCCCCCAAAAAGAAAGCCGGCATGAATTGCTGAGGCGAGTAGCTGCAGGTGGTGGAGTATTCCAAAGTGAGAATGGCACAAAAGTTCATCTTCCTGGCGCAAATTTGAATGACATAGCTAACCAGGCTGATGATATTCTGGAG ACAATGGAATCTCGTCCTGTTGTACCTGATAGGAAGTTACTAGCAAGATTAGTTTTAATCAGAGAAGAAGCTAGGAACATGATGGGAGGTGGAATACTTGACGAAAGAAATGATCGTGGCCTGAATACACTGCCTGAATCAGAG GGAAAACTGTACACGACATGA